From a single Pseudoalteromonas ulvae UL12 genomic region:
- the yrfG gene encoding GMP/IMP nucleotidase, which produces MLNWQQIDTVLLDMDGTLLDLHFDNQFWLELIPQKISEQKGISFTQAKAELFERYQKVEGQIEWYCLDYWQKELNLPIVELKAEIQHLISIRPDVPEFLTALKNAGKNLVMLTNAHPNSLSLKIERTQIDTYLDLLISTHEFGISKEHQELWKQLQQRIEFDPSRTLFVDDSLTILRAAKEFGVAHLLAVANPDSNKQHVQTMEFLGITDYRTLLPIE; this is translated from the coding sequence ATGTTAAATTGGCAGCAAATCGACACCGTTCTATTAGATATGGACGGTACATTATTAGACCTTCATTTTGATAACCAGTTTTGGTTAGAATTAATTCCACAAAAAATTTCAGAACAAAAAGGCATCAGTTTTACACAAGCAAAAGCAGAGCTGTTTGAGAGATATCAAAAAGTAGAAGGGCAAATAGAATGGTACTGCCTAGATTACTGGCAAAAAGAACTTAACTTACCGATTGTTGAGCTAAAAGCCGAGATACAGCACTTGATAAGTATTCGCCCAGATGTTCCTGAATTTCTTACTGCACTGAAAAATGCTGGAAAAAATTTAGTCATGCTCACCAATGCCCACCCAAATAGCTTAAGTTTAAAAATTGAACGTACACAAATAGACACGTATCTCGATCTACTCATTTCTACTCACGAATTTGGTATCTCAAAAGAACATCAAGAGCTTTGGAAACAACTACAACAAAGAATCGAGTTTGACCCCAGCAGAACATTGTTTGTTGATGATAGCCTGACCATATTACGGGCAGCAAAAGAATTTGGTGTCGCCCACTTACTTGCAGTCGCTAACCCTGATAGCAATAAACAACACGTGCAGACTATGGAATTTTTAGGAATTACAGATTATCGAACCTTACTGCCAATTGAATAA
- a CDS encoding putative metalloprotease CJM1_0395 family protein yields MNIVTSYPTINLNTANVQTEVAKKDNQNRELIPQAKELTAISPEARLVADTEKAKTPGLSVASNQESLTPDKNESKTINGKQEQSSDQGEQSSEQDKEEQQQQAKQQVQQELEQKELEQIKQLKSRDLEVRAHEQAHAAVGGSYAGSPSYEYEKGPDGNRYAVAGEVPIDVSEVPNDPQATIEKMQQVQAAALAPAEPSSQDRKVAALAAQTLSKATSELLQEQNKAEESEKSTEETSESDPEASANIKDDSQSSSASQVNNSSESVSFSAVLAQEKIQRDPAIEQRAERIANHYLSATAPQQASQFARQI; encoded by the coding sequence TTGAACATTGTTACCAGTTACCCCACGATTAATCTTAATACGGCGAATGTTCAAACAGAAGTCGCTAAAAAAGATAATCAAAATAGAGAACTGATTCCTCAAGCGAAAGAGCTTACCGCTATTTCACCTGAGGCGCGTTTGGTTGCGGATACAGAAAAAGCTAAAACACCGGGCTTGTCTGTTGCGTCTAATCAAGAGTCTCTAACTCCTGATAAAAATGAATCAAAAACAATTAATGGTAAGCAAGAGCAAAGCTCAGATCAAGGTGAGCAAAGTTCAGAGCAAGATAAAGAAGAGCAACAACAGCAAGCAAAGCAGCAAGTCCAGCAAGAGCTAGAGCAAAAAGAATTAGAGCAGATTAAGCAGCTTAAATCTCGAGATTTAGAAGTAAGAGCACATGAACAGGCCCATGCAGCTGTAGGTGGCAGTTACGCTGGTTCACCCAGTTATGAGTATGAAAAAGGCCCAGATGGTAATCGGTATGCAGTTGCAGGTGAAGTGCCAATAGATGTTTCTGAAGTGCCTAACGATCCTCAAGCTACTATTGAAAAAATGCAACAAGTTCAAGCTGCTGCATTGGCACCAGCAGAGCCCTCTTCTCAAGATCGTAAAGTGGCAGCGTTGGCAGCTCAAACACTGAGTAAAGCAACTAGTGAGCTCCTTCAGGAGCAAAATAAGGCCGAAGAATCAGAGAAGTCAACTGAAGAAACTTCAGAATCTGATCCAGAAGCTTCTGCAAATATTAAAGACGATAGCCAAAGCAGTTCAGCATCTCAGGTGAACAATTCATCAGAGAGTGTGAGTTTTTCAGCTGTTTTGGCTCAAGAAAAGATTCAGAGAGATCCGGCTATTGAACAGCGTGCAGAGCGCATTGCTAATCATTATTTATCTGCGACTGCACCACAACAAGCTTCACAGTTTGCTCGTCAGATTTAA
- the bioH gene encoding pimeloyl-ACP methyl ester esterase BioH — MQKECVLLHGWGMNQGVWHQLLPKLATLKSDYVFKALDLPGFGQNDFLPEPYTLENVAKSIVKEITDQTCIIAWSLGGLVALYIAKHWPEKVSKIVMVASSPYFTQQDNWPGIKVEVLDNFVVQLQRNTQKTIERFLAIQALGSEHAKEDIKALKLSINDHPDPNPIALQAGLNILLNDDLRNEFSTLSVPVYGIFGRLDSLVPKEAIKCMHDLNPRFESQILNKASHAPFISHSDEFITALKRYV, encoded by the coding sequence ATGCAAAAAGAATGTGTATTACTTCATGGTTGGGGTATGAATCAGGGGGTGTGGCATCAATTGCTTCCTAAGTTGGCAACTTTGAAATCTGACTATGTGTTTAAAGCCCTTGATTTACCTGGCTTTGGACAAAATGATTTTTTGCCAGAACCTTATACATTAGAAAACGTAGCAAAGAGTATTGTTAAAGAAATAACCGATCAAACATGTATTATTGCTTGGTCGCTTGGTGGACTCGTTGCGCTTTATATTGCTAAACATTGGCCTGAAAAAGTGTCGAAAATAGTTATGGTGGCATCGTCTCCTTATTTTACGCAACAAGATAACTGGCCTGGGATTAAAGTAGAGGTTTTAGATAATTTCGTCGTGCAATTACAGCGAAATACACAGAAAACCATAGAGCGTTTCCTAGCGATTCAAGCGCTTGGAAGTGAGCATGCAAAAGAAGATATTAAGGCTTTGAAGTTGAGTATTAATGATCACCCAGATCCTAACCCTATTGCATTACAAGCAGGCCTAAATATATTACTCAATGATGACTTAAGGAATGAGTTCTCGACCTTGTCCGTTCCTGTTTATGGTATTTTTGGTCGGTTAGATTCGCTTGTTCCCAAAGAGGCAATTAAATGCATGCATGATTTAAATCCCCGCTTCGAAAGCCAAATATTGAATAAAGCGTCGCATGCACCTTTTATTTCTCATTCGGATGAATTTATTACTGCATTGAAAAGGTATGTGTAA
- a CDS encoding ComF family protein: MYQGFFDWLFPTRCLLCHDELQKSQQLCTHCLNDIEIILLPESGNLLHRPDISRLFDNLSFDALFALSWYQPPVENWIRGLKFHDQIHYKIALIQLIRKKLPEYTQQEGFEWPDYFVVLPLHPSRFKNRGFNQVAQVWQPLLPKHLISHTLLTRNKATQAQTTLTKKQRKQNLKSAFKCETNLQGKKITIIDDVITTGATINSAADCLKQAGAIHVSVWATCITPFR, from the coding sequence ATGTATCAAGGATTTTTTGATTGGTTATTTCCAACGCGATGTCTACTTTGCCATGATGAATTACAAAAAAGTCAGCAACTTTGTACACATTGCTTGAATGATATCGAGATAATTTTATTGCCTGAGTCGGGGAATTTACTCCATAGGCCCGATATTTCGAGGTTATTTGACAATCTCTCTTTCGATGCGTTATTTGCCCTATCATGGTATCAACCACCGGTCGAGAACTGGATAAGAGGATTGAAATTTCATGATCAAATCCACTATAAAATAGCTTTGATTCAATTAATTAGAAAAAAATTGCCTGAGTATACTCAACAAGAAGGGTTTGAATGGCCTGATTATTTTGTTGTTTTACCTTTGCATCCCAGCAGATTTAAAAACCGAGGTTTTAATCAAGTGGCTCAAGTGTGGCAACCTCTGCTACCTAAGCATCTTATTTCACACACGCTTTTAACCCGAAATAAAGCCACTCAAGCACAAACAACCTTAACTAAAAAGCAGCGTAAGCAGAACCTTAAATCAGCTTTTAAATGCGAAACTAACCTTCAAGGGAAAAAAATCACCATTATCGATGATGTCATCACAACGGGGGCAACAATAAATTCTGCAGCTGATTGTTTAAAACAAGCTGGAGCAATCCATGTCAGCGTGTGGGCGACCTGCATTACTCCATTTAGATAA
- a CDS encoding M14 metallopeptidase family protein, with translation MRLFQFIIITIASLVNCLHAKPIDYYFPADVEFNPAIPTPDKVLGYEVGQWHVRHDQLVQYLHVLAKASDRINIQTIGYSHEQRPLLLLTVSSENKMANIEQIQSAHVNRLNMKNPDNSGPAVVWMGYSVHGNESSGSNAALLVAYYLAAATGPKIEQLLDNTVILLDPSLNPDGLARFAQWANMHKGSALNPDPNHKEHNEAWPSARTNHYWFDLNRDWLLLQHPESKARIAQFHQWKPNILTDFHEMGPHSTFFFQPGIPSRKHPLTPVENVTLTENIAQFHAKALDEQKSLYFTQESFDDFYYGKGSTYPDINGSVGILFEQASSRGHQQDTINGLLTFPQTIKNQLVTSLSTFDAAIVNKTSLLNYQTSFYASALIEADNDSFNGYVVDGSEDRSRTHAFLSILKQHQINAYPLTKELKVDGQVYQAYTSYYVPFEQSQYRLIKAIFSEQKTFEDNTFYDVSGWTLAHAFNLPFSAIDTKRGLKTAEAAWYLKSSAPIELLPNKYAYAFEWNDFLAPKLLNALLAKDIKVRAALKPMIAKISTGNKQLNAGAIVIPAGLQTAKNWFEDLQRLASELAIPVIGIESGLTSSGIDLGSRQLVPIQKPKVLLIGGKGTSQYEVGEVWYYLDKHVGLAPTIVDLNDLGRIDLSDYSHVILADGRYTGVTEPVKNTIRQWVKQGGVIWGHKGGAKYLAQNKLLQASYISSKDMADNFSHEGLTYGDKDSLAGQQRIAGAIFNTHIDLSHPLSFSLQRDTLPMFKNSTFLLEPMDVPFVNIATYQSAPLLAGFADDRNVTKIAGGLAVVAHNYGQGRVIAMTDNPVFRGYWYGTSRLLSNALFFGHAFSAKPE, from the coding sequence ATGCGTTTGTTTCAATTTATTATTATAACGATAGCTAGCTTAGTAAATTGCTTGCATGCTAAGCCAATTGATTATTATTTTCCTGCTGATGTTGAGTTTAATCCTGCGATTCCCACACCTGATAAAGTATTAGGATATGAAGTAGGGCAGTGGCATGTTCGTCACGATCAGTTGGTGCAATATTTACATGTGTTAGCCAAGGCTAGTGATCGGATTAACATTCAAACCATAGGGTACAGTCATGAACAGCGCCCGTTACTGTTATTAACGGTATCTTCAGAAAATAAAATGGCCAATATTGAGCAAATACAGTCGGCTCATGTTAATCGTCTCAATATGAAAAACCCTGATAACTCAGGGCCTGCAGTTGTTTGGATGGGCTACAGTGTTCATGGTAATGAATCGTCTGGCAGTAATGCAGCGCTGTTGGTTGCTTATTATTTAGCTGCAGCAACAGGGCCTAAAATTGAACAGTTGTTAGATAATACGGTTATTTTACTCGATCCCTCTCTAAACCCAGATGGCTTAGCTCGTTTTGCTCAATGGGCTAACATGCACAAAGGGTCGGCACTCAATCCCGATCCAAATCATAAAGAGCATAATGAAGCGTGGCCAAGTGCAAGAACAAATCATTATTGGTTTGATTTAAACCGTGATTGGTTGTTACTTCAACATCCAGAATCTAAAGCGAGAATTGCTCAGTTTCATCAATGGAAACCCAATATTCTTACGGATTTCCATGAAATGGGGCCGCATAGTACCTTCTTTTTTCAGCCTGGGATCCCAAGTCGAAAGCATCCACTTACACCTGTTGAGAATGTGACCCTGACAGAAAACATCGCCCAATTTCATGCCAAAGCTCTGGATGAGCAAAAGTCATTGTATTTTACACAGGAAAGCTTTGATGACTTTTATTATGGAAAGGGATCAACTTATCCAGATATTAACGGCAGTGTGGGTATTTTATTTGAGCAAGCGAGCAGCAGAGGTCATCAACAAGATACGATCAATGGTTTGTTAACATTTCCACAAACCATAAAAAACCAGCTAGTGACATCTTTATCAACGTTTGATGCTGCCATTGTCAATAAAACCTCGCTGTTAAACTATCAAACAAGCTTTTATGCTAGTGCGTTAATTGAGGCAGATAATGACTCTTTCAATGGGTACGTTGTTGATGGGTCAGAAGATAGAAGTCGCACGCATGCTTTTCTCTCTATTTTAAAACAACATCAAATTAATGCTTATCCATTAACAAAAGAGTTGAAAGTTGATGGGCAAGTTTATCAGGCTTATACCAGTTACTATGTTCCATTTGAACAATCTCAATATCGCTTGATTAAGGCGATTTTCAGTGAACAAAAAACCTTTGAAGATAATACCTTCTATGATGTTTCTGGTTGGACATTAGCGCATGCCTTTAATTTACCATTCAGTGCGATTGATACAAAACGAGGCTTAAAAACGGCTGAGGCAGCGTGGTATTTAAAATCATCTGCACCAATTGAGCTTTTACCTAATAAATATGCATATGCCTTTGAGTGGAATGACTTTTTAGCACCTAAATTACTCAATGCGCTATTAGCTAAAGATATTAAAGTACGCGCAGCTCTTAAGCCTATGATAGCAAAGATTTCGACTGGTAATAAGCAACTAAATGCCGGCGCAATTGTGATCCCGGCAGGACTGCAAACAGCAAAAAATTGGTTTGAAGATTTGCAGCGTTTAGCCTCCGAGTTAGCGATACCTGTGATTGGAATTGAGTCTGGCTTAACGTCGAGTGGGATTGACTTAGGTTCTAGGCAGCTTGTGCCTATTCAAAAGCCTAAAGTCCTACTCATTGGCGGTAAAGGAACCAGCCAATATGAAGTTGGTGAGGTTTGGTATTATTTAGACAAACATGTTGGATTGGCACCGACGATAGTCGATTTGAATGATTTAGGTCGTATTGATTTGTCGGATTATAGCCATGTCATTCTTGCTGACGGACGCTATACAGGTGTTACGGAACCAGTAAAAAATACCATTCGTCAGTGGGTGAAACAAGGCGGAGTTATCTGGGGTCACAAAGGAGGAGCAAAGTATTTAGCACAAAATAAGCTGCTGCAAGCAAGTTATATTTCAAGCAAAGATATGGCTGATAATTTTAGTCATGAAGGCTTAACATATGGCGATAAGGACTCCTTGGCAGGTCAGCAACGCATTGCGGGCGCGATCTTCAATACCCATATAGATTTATCGCATCCATTAAGTTTTTCATTGCAACGTGACACATTACCGATGTTTAAAAACAGCACTTTTTTACTTGAGCCCATGGATGTGCCCTTTGTAAACATTGCTACGTATCAATCGGCGCCCTTATTGGCTGGTTTTGCAGATGATAGAAATGTAACAAAAATAGCTGGTGGACTTGCCGTGGTGGCGCACAACTACGGGCAAGGGCGAGTGATCGCGATGACTGATAACCCTGTTTTTCGCGGTTACTGGTATGGTACGAGTCGACTATTAAGTAATGCACTGTTTTTTGGGCATGCATTTAGCGCAAAACCAGAGTAA
- the nfuA gene encoding Fe-S biogenesis protein NfuA, whose product MITISETAQNHFAKLLADQAEGTNIRVFVVNPGTSKAECGVSYCPADAVEDTDIHLEFNGFNAVVDAESAPFLSEAEIDFVTDKMGSQLTLKAPNAKAKKLSDGASLAERVQHMIDTEVNPQLANHGGQVSLVEITQDGIAILQFGGGCNGCSMIDVTLKDGIEKEMLAKFDEIKGVRDITDHDHGEHSYY is encoded by the coding sequence ATGATTACAATTTCTGAAACAGCTCAAAATCACTTTGCAAAACTTCTTGCCGATCAGGCTGAAGGTACAAATATCCGCGTCTTCGTGGTCAACCCTGGCACATCAAAGGCCGAATGTGGCGTCTCATACTGCCCAGCAGATGCAGTCGAAGACACCGATATTCACTTAGAATTTAATGGTTTTAACGCGGTTGTCGATGCTGAAAGCGCACCTTTTTTAAGTGAAGCTGAAATCGATTTTGTGACCGACAAAATGGGTTCACAACTGACGCTAAAGGCACCAAATGCAAAGGCGAAAAAGTTGTCTGATGGTGCATCATTAGCTGAACGTGTACAGCACATGATCGACACTGAAGTTAACCCACAGTTAGCCAATCATGGTGGTCAGGTAAGCCTAGTTGAAATAACACAAGATGGCATTGCAATCCTTCAATTTGGCGGTGGATGTAATGGCTGCTCAATGATTGACGTTACGCTTAAAGATGGCATTGAAAAAGAAATGCTCGCAAAATTCGATGAAATTAAAGGCGTCAGAGATATCACCGATCATGATCACGGCGAGCACTCATATTATTAA